The Alnus glutinosa chromosome 10, dhAlnGlut1.1, whole genome shotgun sequence DNA window GGCAGTTTTGAATTATTAACACTTGAAGATTGCCATTGGAGTGGATCATTACCTCGGGAAGGGACTCTAATGCATTAAATTCTCCAATTTCGAGCGTATGCATTCCAATTGGCAATTCCTTTAATAACATCTCATTACAATAGCTTAGCTTCAACTTACGAATAGCAGGAACCCTCGGGAGTGGAGCCACCAACTGTGGGCTGTTCTCAATCTCAAGTATTGCTAAAGAAGGAAGATGGACTGGCAATCCTCCTGTTAGCTTAGGGCAGTCCTTAATATAAAGCTCTTCAAGTTGAGGAAAAGCTGCTCCTCCATTTTCGGCACCAGAAGAAATCCATTCCTCCCAGTTCGCCATCTTCACGATATTTAGAACTTTTAGGGCTCCAAAGGACTTGAATGAAGAAGAACTGTTGCCACAAAATTCATGGCCCACTGTAACAACTCCATCAAACCCAACTATAGAGAGATTATGTAGAGAAGGTAGCTGTCCAAGGGGTGGCAAGTTGCTGCAATATTTACAATTATGTAGATCAATAGATGCTATATTAGAGAATGAAGGATGCCCTACCCAATCCGAAAAACTTTTACCACCATAGTGTTTGATAGTGAGACTTTTCAGGTATGTATGGGGTCGGAGACTTTCGAGTACAATTCTCTCACTTTCTGAAAAATTAGTATCAACATTCCATTCCAATACTAAATCTTCAAGGTACTTTTTATCCCTCAAGCTTGCCTCTAGAGCATCCGTAGGAGATTCAACATTTTGGATCTCCAATATAGAAAGTAATCCCCGAAGATTTGTGAGTTTTCCTAACTCCTTAATGCAAGACCCACTACGTTTGCCGATGCTAAATTTAGTCAACGTTTGGAGACTTTTTAATTTACCAAATTGTTCTGGCATCTCTATTATGCTGGTTCCAGAAATATCAAGATGCCGTAAATTAATGAGTTTATACATCTTTCTTGGCAATGCAGCAAGTTGCACACACATTGACAAATTCAATATTTGCAAATTGTACAACTGACATATAGAATCGGGCAGTCTTTGAACGTTTGTGAAAGAAAGGTCCAAGTAACGTAGGTATTTGAGTTTGCCAATTGAATCTGGTAATTCAGTAAAGTTCCGATACTTCAACAGAGAAAGCACTCGTAAGCATCTTAGTGTTGGCAATAAATCATGTAGTACTCTTCCATTCAAGAGGTAGTAGAACCAAGGGTAACTAAACATATTTAAATGTAGGAAAGTGCGCAACCTCTTAGCCTTGTGAAGGGTCTCAAACTTCTTCAAGCTGTGAAACTCTTGTTCGGAAAAATAGGACAAGTGGCGAGTATTGTTTACAATTTTGTGAGAACAATCACCTTCTGATCTTAAAATGAATTGCCTAGATATAGATTTTGCTAAATCGCTCACAAGATCATGCATTACAAAACATGAATTGTCGTCACTTGATTTTTGGAATAATGATCTTGATTCTAGAGTGAGGAAATACTCATTCCCAACTTcttccattgttttgtttttggcttGTTGTAGGAACCCTTCCGCCATCCATAACAAGATTAATTGATCTTTTTTGAAAGAATAATCCTTTGGAAATAATGAACAATAAGCAAAACATCGCTTTAGATGTGAAGATAGATATTTGTAGCTTAATCTTAGAGCTGGAAGAATACCCATCTCATCAATTCGCAAATCCCACAATTCACTCTCCGATATCTTATCCCATTCATCAACATCTAGTTTAGATCTTAAGACAGCACCAATTGCCTTGACTGCTAATGGAACGCCTTTGCACTTCTTTATGATTTTTCTGCCTATTACTTCTAACTCTCCGTGTGCATTAGAGTTGCCATCATGGAATGCATGTTTTGCAAATAGTGACCAACAATCCTCTTCAGGTAACTCCTTCAGATGATGAGACATTGCACTAGCACGCATGACTAATGCAACACTATAATTACGTGTTGTTACAAGGACCTTACTTACTTGTGTCCCAGATTTGAAGGGTTTGCAAAGTGTCTCCCAATGATCATAATTCTCATTCCAAACATCATCTAAAACAAGTAGAAACTTATTCCCCATTAAACACTCATTTAGTTTAAGTTGAAGCTGATTTAGATCCGTAACATAACAAGGTGACAAAGTTATTGCCTCCAGAATTGTTTTTGTTACCTTAAACACGTCAAATTCTTCGGAAACACAAACCCATGCTTTAAGGTCAAACTGCTGCTTCACCCTGTCGTTATTGTATACAAGTTGAGCAAGGGTGGTCTTGCCAATCCCCCCCATGCCGAATATGGCAATAACACCCATCTCATTGCTGGTTGCATCATCTGAGAGCAACAAGTTAATTATTTCATCCTTTTCATGATTCCTACCACAAATATCAGATTCTTCAACTAAAGAAGTCGTGGGCAATCTTTCAAATGATTTCCCTCCAACTCCTTCTCTTAAGCCAATAACATCCTTTTGTTTTGCCAGAGTTTCTAGTCTTTTAAGAACCTCTTTTATCTTTTGCTCTATCTCTTTGACAAAAGAATTATGAAAAACAGAGATGGACTTTCGTACCTTGCTTGCAGTGGTTTTAAATTTAGCATCCAACTCGTTTATCATGGCTTCAGTAGCAATCTCATCCAAGACGTCCTCCGCATCATAGATTGCATCTTTCAGCTCATCAAGCCACTCTTTCACAACAGGCTTCGTAACTTGCAATTCCTCCGCATCTTCAAACACTGCATTGAGGGTCAGGAATGTTGTCTTCAACTTCTTTAAGAGTCCATCGGAGAGTTTTCGTCGCCGAAAGAAGTCAACGAAGTCACCAGAtgccattttttcaaaaaacacttgaaggaagggagagagaaaaatggttGCAATCTCAGCCATGGTTTATTCTTTGGAAATCGGAGGAAATGAAGGAAGGGGAATGCAAAATGCAGAGCAAAATGCAGAGCAAAAGCAGATAGGAAGGTGTGTTTTGGTTTAATAAGGAAGAAGTGGAGTTATATTGATCGTAGAGGGAAAAGGAAGAGCTATTGGAGTGATGGACCCACGAGGGGCAAGGGCAGCTCTAAGCAGCTTCTCACACAAGGAATTACTTTTACACCAAACAAGGAAGTAGGAAACAACCTAATGGAGTGATGGACGTGTACGTAAACGAAATTACTTTGCCTTAGAATATGTTTCTTTTGTAATAAGTGGACACCAACGTCAAAGAACTCATTAACGTCAAAGAAATTACTTTGCTTTACAATCTGTTTCTCttgtttctttccttctctttatataatgaaaagaaagagatctGCTTTGGATTCCATTGGTGGATTGAATATGGCAAATTGTGGTGGACTCCACAACAATTGTGGTGAAAACACATGTCTGAAACACTTCAAACAAGTTTCACAGAAAAAGTTTTCTATATATGCTTTAAGGATATATAGaaaaatttgttattatttgtttaaagcCTTGGTTGtgctttgatttgattataagaactcaaaatttgaaaaaaaaaagaaaaaaaagaaaaaaaaaaaaaaggaggacaTGGTATAATTACAGAAACATATGTTctaaatagagagaaaatattaacaGAGCAGAGCACTCTGTTTTGATATGTAAAAGAAAAACAGCTACAAGCGGCACAAGTGAAATAGTAATTAGGAGAGATGGCTTTGGATTCCGTTAATTGGTGGATTGAATCAAATGAATAAAAGATAAAGGAAAGTAGAAAACTGATTTAACACTTCATCGTTTCACAAGGAGATtgattaattttgaaagaataaaGCCGTTAATGGCCTACCCCaccgaaagaaaaagaaaacaaaaaagcaaaccaaacataaaagaaatttcaTGGGTATTGCCTTTTAACTTTGAAGTGCACAACCGACATATTCTCGATCAATAATTTTGTAAGTGGATGCGAAAGTCTTTATGAATAGATGGATGAATTACATTGTCTTgttaaagtaaaagaataatttCCCTTTTGTTGGGCTGATTGACTTAAAATGCCATGTAATTATGGATTTATTACATAATCCTTGGGAGATATAGATCAGACGTAATGGGTCTTTGGTGTCTTCTAGACTATTTTAATTATCGAACAGGATCCCCTACAActtttagattctcaaattatgaaattttggCAGTTTTTAGGCATCGAAATACTTGAAAAAtgtcacctattaaaaatgtggcatgttagagttgagaattgaatatattttcatcaaattcaTGCTCTCTTTGTTGTAAAAAAACTTTGAGCTAGAAAccgttttttgaatttatgaagaATAAGCGTTTTCgtaaaagtgaagaagaagccTTTTACgaagaaaattctttttggttgCCTTGATGACATGCCTCTTTTTTAAATGGTTACATTTTTCAAGCGTCTTGATGCCTAGAAACGacctaaattttgttatttgataatctgcaatttatttgaaattatagGAGATCCTGATCCATTATTTATAGCTGGAGTAGTATTTATTAATAAGAGTACATATTCTTCAAGAGATTGTCCAATTCAGTTCCACTCGGCCAATCAATCACTGCATGGTAATCTGCAAATTTATTGCACCGAATTTGAGtcactttttctttccttgatACCCCCATAAGCAATTTTCATTCCCCACAAACAGCCATTGCTAAAAGTGAGGTTATGGTAAGCTCCTCAAGGTGGATATTTGAACCAACTTTATTTAAGGTGAAGGGATCATCTTAAGTATCGATCCCACTTGCTTTACCAGAAGAGAATGTGAGAAATAACTAAATGCATTAGCCATTTTATTTGCAGATATCCACTATGCCACTGCCCCCTTGTAATCACCAACATTGGACACCACCCTCCAATGCTGGGTCAAGACTCTGCTCAAATCAAATGAGTTCTTCGTTGTAAATGTTTTGAGCCATGGGCAGTATCCCCAATGGCAAGGTTGAAAAAGAGCTTGCCAATGCTGTATTTTGCCAATTAACTGACCAAACTGTCTTTAGTTACGAAGTTGTGCACATAAATACTGTTGTGATAATAATAAGTTAGGGATCCCCAATGAAGTAGAAAATAgcagaataaaaaataacacaaccACACAAGACAagaagatttaagtggttcggcttaATAAGCCTACATTCACTGGCGGAGACGACCCGGAGGAAATTTACTATCAAAAGGATAGAGTACAAAAAGTAGTACAGAGAAAACCACTCAAATCCAAAAGCATTAATACAtccaaatctcactctcactcacACTGAAAAAGAGaattatacaaaagaaaaaatattctaaattctCTAAGCCACCGTGTGGCCAACACAAATAATGAGAATCTCCAAAGTGGGATGCactcattcttcttctcttcaactAAAGTTGCTCTccccttttctccttttagttGCTGACTCTCTCTCTATGTTTCTCTAACATGAAGTTACTGCCACTCTTCCAAAATGACCGAATGACACATACCATTTGGGAGCTCTCAGAACATCTGCATAGAAGAGATGGTTGTACAAAGAGCTATTAGGGCATTGAATTTCATAGGCAAAAGAATCAATtcttactgaaaaaaaaaaaaaaaaaaaaaaaaaaggggggtggGGATAGTTTTCAGTTCTTATCTCATGCATCAATTCCTAAAGACATCTTATGATCTACATTTTCTTTCTACCCTCTATGAAATCACTATTCATCAACTTTATAACCAGCTAATGGTTAATTTCTATTGCAATTATCCAATGAAATTTAAACTTGCTAACTCAAAGTAATTGGTAAATGGatattaaaagagaaaataaataatatataaggaagtggtgattttttttgaaaaattcaaataaaataagcatAAAGTTGAACTAAGCACGTGTTACACAAGAAACTCTTGAAATTCTAGATTGAGTTTGTAGAATGTTAACATAATCAAGCATTGTGTGTCTATATGTATCAATTAACCTTAAGCCAGTTTGGAGGAAGACTTGTTATTTGATGAAGAGAATGGCATAAAGACACAAGTcctaaaaacacaaacacactgAAAACCCATTAATAACATACCAGCACCACATAGTCAACAGATGATGTCACGATCTAAATCCAGCTTCAGTTTCACATCTCAATGGTTTGGTAATTGAAGCTATCAGAACCAGTACTAGCTTGCCATTGGTTTAGTGCTGGGCGGATATTAGACAACCTGCCATTTTGTTACCATAAATCAAGTCATCCACCTTAATAGGATCATACAACATATATACACAAGAAAATCCTCTGCTGCCATTGATTACCTTTTCCCATGTAGCAGCTTTCAGGAGTTGAGATGCTGAATGGTTATTCAGAACCTACACGtacacttccaaaaaaaaaaaaagaaagaaaccgaAATGCCCATGATGTTGATTTGGCACAACACTTTCACAAGTACCTATTCATCCCAAAATAGCTGAACATCTGAATCAACTAAGAAAGAACAAcacaagcatagtaaattgataCAGAAGATCTACACACATGTGCATCAGATGATATCAATAGTTTATGCAATAGTGCTTTTCACACATCTTGGCACAATAGTGCATCAACACAAGTTTATGGTAGTGCTAATGCAGGTtccaataaaatattcaatgcaGTTGCTAACCTAGTTTCTAATAAATTAGAAATGTTTtttgatacaaataaaaccaTGCATTGTAAATAGCAGATTAGGCTTCATCTACCTCCTAGTTCCAACTTACAGATCCTTACGGGTAATACCATAGCTAAATTCAACTTTATTTGAATTATTAGATATCacatttaatatataacttTCTTTTCAGGTAGAGAAGTGTTGAGTTTCTTGTGTTACCTCTTTAGTGTACAgatagattaatttttgttcaccGATAATCATCAACCTAGCCGATGTAGGACAGCAGCACATGATGTTTCACTGATTAATTAGCAAATTTTAGGGGAAGGATTGTGGCTTTGAACTTATGAAGGATGGAAATGGAGATTAATAGCAACACAAATCATGGGAACAAAACTTGTTGATTCAAAGCATCCCCAATTTCATATGgagttttcaataatttttggtGGTAACATGAGTGAGACTCAATTGCTTATGTCCAGAATGGTGAAGCAAATGAAGAAATGACAAGTGGGAAAagcattttcttttatcaaattaacataaaaaacGTACCCCAATTCACTCAAATCCAACCTTGATTTAACATTGAAAGCCAAATCCACatcaatttttagaaaatgaaacaactaaataacaaaattacaaaaaacaaaatatatggcAGCACTCAAACATCACAAAACCAGAAGCCATACCCAACAACATTAACTAATTTCTTCCAACTAACCTTTCTTTCATGCAAATTTAGGCCTACATATGATTTAACTTCTATCATTAGCTAAATCTAAAAACCAATTAAAAGGTTACAAACAATTAATGTCTGCTAAGAGGTACCTACATTGGCAAAAGCTTGGATGGCGATAGCAATGACCACAACCCATTATCCATGTCAATACCAATCCCAACTCCTTCCCTCCATTGGGCAAGAGGATAAATTTCCCACATCAAATGTACCTACAACATATGCACACTAATTTCAATACACAAAAGGCCAAGTAAAAGGCAAGTAAAGAATCACCTTTGAGTGCCTAGAAAGAGAAATATTACTTAGTATTctcttattattctttttttcaaaatcaactattgaattttgatctttAACGTAACATGTGGATTTTGAAAACAGAATTATAAAAGAAAGatgaaataatattaaataacatttatcagcttgaaaaacaaatgaaaagaaaagacaacaCTTAGAAATAATTGTTAATACACTGTTTGGTTGCCCAATACATTGAATTTTGCACTCCATATGATATCCTATATTCCTATTTTGGCTCTTTCGTCTATTCTAAAATAATTTACggaaagttttaaaaatattgtttatcaagtaaaaaaaaacaatatattaaagTAATGCTATGTTTGGTACttgtaaaaacatttaaaattaaaaatcaaaagccTCACTTTTGAATTATGTgccacgtgtgtgtgtgtgtgtgtgagagagagagagagagagagagagagagagagagagagtacttgtTTTGAATGACGGTTGAGGGATGCGACAAAGGTGGCTTGGGCGCGAGTCAGTATTCAATCAATTCGTTATCAATCCATTTTTCTTCTATGTGAGCAATCTTCCGccattcttttccctttttacctCGCCACTCTTTCTTCAATAAAGGACAACTGCGGATTTGTAGAAAAGAAAGGGAGGGAGGCAGCCCCTGTTCTGGCATGTACTTGAGCTTAGGGCAGTCAGATATCCCTAGGTTTTCAAGTGCATTGAGGAGTTGAAGCCCCTTGTCCAAAGATTTCAAATCCAGAAAGTTAGAAATGGAAAGAAAGGTCAGATTGGTGGGCAGCAACTGTGCCTCTGGGAAGGACTCCACACCAGGTATGCCAGTGATTGTCAAACTTGTAAGAAATGGGAGGTTTTGCAAATCCCACCCCATCCGACTAGCAAAAAGTTTCTTACATCGAGAAATGTCAATACTTTCCAAATTGGATGGCAATCCCCCTTCAGGAAGCGACTCAACTTCTGGACAGTCACTTACAGTCAAATTCTGAAGAGAAGGGAGGAGTATGTGCATCTTGTTAGGCAGTGATCTCAGACTCCCACAACAATTCATGGAAAGCGATGTAAGGCTAGGGGCACGCAATCCCCCTTTCGGAAAAGATACAAAATGATGGCAACCAATTATATCTATTTGTAAGGTGACTAAATCGTGTTCATAATGTTCTGGAACTGTAAGAGCTTCCAGATTGTTACAGGACAAGAATCGGATATCAGAAAGCTTTGGGAATAAATCTAATGGGAAGGACTTGAGAGAATCACAGGAGAACAACGCCAATTCTTCAAGGTATGAACACTCCAAGTGTGTCAGGAGCTCTAACTGCACACATTCTCTAATTTCAAGGGTTTTTAACGTTGAGGGAAGACCATCCTTAGGAAGGGACACAAGTGAGGAACAATTACGGATCACTAACTTTTGAACACCGCTGTTGGAGTCTATCATTCCCTCGGGAAAGGAAACAAGTGAAGAACAACCATTGATTTGGAGGGTTTTTAATGTAGAGGGAAGACCATCCTTTGGAAGGAACATAAGTGAAGGGCAGTTGTGAATTATTAACTCTTGAAGATCGCCAATGGAGTTTATCATTACCTCGGGAAGGGACTCTAATGCATTAAATTCTCTAATTTTGAGCTTATGCAATCCAGTTGGCAATTCCTTTAACAACCTCTCATTACAATAGCTTAGCTCTAACTCACGAATAGCAGGAGCCCTCGGGAGTGGAGCCACCAACTGTGGACTTCTCTCAATCTCAAGTATTGCTAAACAAGGAAGATGGACAGGCAATCCTCCTGTTAGCTTAGGGCAACCCTTAATATAAAGCTTTTCAAGTTGAGGAAAAGCTGCTCCTCCATTTTCGGAACCAAAAGAAATCCATTCCACCCAGTTTGCCATCTGCTCGATATGTAGAACTTTTAGGGCTCCAAAGGACTTGATTGAAGAAGAACTATTGCCACAAAATTCATGGCCCACTGTAACAACACCATCAAACCCAACTATAGAGAGATTATGTAGAGAAGGTAGCTGCCCAAGGGGTGGCAAGTTGCTGCAATATTTACAATTACGTAGATCAAGAGATGCTATATTAGAGAATGAAGCATGCCCTACCCAATCCGAAAAACTTTTACCACCATAGTGTTTGATAGTAAGTCTTTTCAGGTATGTATGGGGTCGGAGACTATCGAGTACAATTCTCTCACTTTCTGAAAAATTAGTATCAACATTCCATTCCAATACTAAATCTTCGAGGTACTTTTTATCCCTCAAGCTTGCCTCTAGAGCATCCGTAGGAGATTCAACATTTTGGATCTCCAATATAGAAAGTGATCCCCGAAGATTTGTGAGTTTTCCTAACTCCCTAATGCAAGACCCACTACGTTTGCCAATGATAAATTTCGTCAACGTTTGGAGCCTTTTTAATCTACCGAGTTGTTCTGGCATCTCTGTTATCCTGGTTCCGGAAATATCAAGATGCTGTAAATTAATGAGTTTATACATCTCTCTTGGCAATGCAGCAAGCTGCTCACACATTGACAAAATCAATGTTTGCAAATTGCACAACTGACATATAGAATCGGGCAGCCTTTGAACTCGAGTGAAAGAAAGGTCCAAGTAACATAGATATTTAAGTTTGCCAATTGAATCTGGTAATTCAGTAAAGTTCTCATACCTCAACAGAGAAAGCACTCGTAAGCATCTTAGTGTTGGCAATAAATCATGTAGTACTTTTCCATTCAAGCGGTATTTGGGCCAAGGGTAACTAAACATATTTAAATGTAGGAAAGTGCGCAACCTCTTAGCCTTGTGAAGGGTCTCAAACTTCTTCAAGCTATGAAActcttgtttggaaaaataGGACAAGTGGCGGGTATTGTTTACAATCTCGTGAGAACAATCACCCTCCAATCTTAAAATGAATTGCCCTGATATAGATTTGGCTAAATCGCTTACAAGATCATGCATTACAAAACATGAATTGTTGTCACTTGATTTTTGGAATAATGATCTTGATTCTAGAGTGAGGAAATACTCATTCCCAACTTcttccattgttttgtttttgggttgttGTAGGAACCCTTCCGCCATCCATAACAAGATTAATTGATCTTTTTTGAAAGCATAATCCTTTGGGAATAATGAACAATAAGCAAAGCATCGCTTTAGATGCGAAGAGAGATATTTGTAGCTTAATCTTAGAGCTGGAAGAATGCCCATCTCATCAATTTGCAAATCCCACAATACACTCTCCAATATCTTATCCCATTCATCAACATCTGGTTTAGATCTTAAGACACCACCAATTGCCTTGATTGCTAATGGAACGCCTTTGCACTTCTTCATGATTTTTCTGCCTATTACTTCTAACTCTCCGTGTGCATTAGAGTTGCCATCATGGAATGCATGTTTTGCAAATAGTGACCAACAATCCTCTTCAGGTAACTCCTTCAGATGATGAGACATTG harbors:
- the LOC133880492 gene encoding putative disease resistance RPP13-like protein 1 → MAEIATIFLSPFLQVFFEKMASGDFVDFFRRRKLSDGLLKKLKTTFLTLNAVFEDAEELQVTKPVVKEWLDELKDAIYDAEDVLDEIATEAMINELDAKFKTTASKVRKSISVFHNSFVKEIEQKIKEVLKRLETLAKQKDVIGLREGVGGKSFERLPTTSLVEESDICGRNHEKDEIINLLLSDDATSNEMGVIAIFGMGGIGKTTLAQLVYNNDRVKQQFDLKAWVCVSEEFDVFKVTKTILEAITLSPCYVTDLNQLQLKLNECLMGNKFLLVLDDVWNENYDHWETLCKPFKSGTQVSKVLVTTRNYSVALVMRASAMSHHLKELPEEDCWSLFAKHAFHDGNSNAHGELEVIGRKIIKKCKGVPLAVKAIGAVLRSKLDVDEWDKISESELWDLRIDEMGILPALRLSYKYLSSHLKRCFAYCSLFPKDYSFKKDQLILLWMAEGFLQQAKNKTMEEVGNEYFLTLESRSLFQKSSDDNSCFVMHDLVSDLAKSISRQFILRSEGDCSHKIVNNTRHLSYFSEQEFHSLKKFETLHKAKRLRTFLHLNMFSYPWFYYLLNGRVLHDLLPTLRCLRVLSLLKYRNFTELPDSIGKLKYLRYLDLSFTNVQRLPDSICQLYNLQILNLSMCVQLAALPRKMYKLINLRHLDISGTSIIEMPEQFGKLKSLQTLTKFSIGKRSGSCIKELGKLTNLRGLLSILEIQNVESPTDALEASLRDKKYLEDLVLEWNVDTNFSESERIVLESLRPHTYLKSLTIKHYGGKSFSDWVGHPSFSNIASIDLHNCKYCSNLPPLGQLPSLHNLSIVGFDGVVTVGHEFCGNSSSSFKSFGALKVLNIVKMANWEEWISSGAENGGAAFPQLEELYIKDCPKLTGGLPVHLPSLAILEIENSPQLVAPLPRVPAIRKLKLSYCNEMLLKELPIGMHTLEIGEFNALESLPEVMIHSNGNLQVLIIQNCPSLMSFPKDRFPSTLKTLYIRGCSSLVSFPGRMTDSNSGIQMLVICDCSSLVSLPKDGLPSTLKTLEIRECVKLELLTHLECSYLEKLELVNCDSLKSFPLDLFPKLSDIRFWSCSNLESLTVPEHYEHDLVTLQIDISFCPNFVSFPKGGLRAPSLTSLSMNNCGSLRSLPNKMHILLSSLQNLDVIVCPEVESLPEGGLPSNMKSIIISECDKLVASRMGWDLQNLPFLTSLTIIGIPGVESFPEAQLLPTNLTFLYISNFPNLKSLDKGLQLLSALENLWIFNCTKLKYMPEQGLPPSLSILKILNCPLLKKDWQGKQGKEWRKIAHIEEKWIDGELIEY
- the LOC133879718 gene encoding putative disease resistance RPP13-like protein 1, which produces MAEVASIFLSPFLQAFFERMASGEFVNFFRRQKLSNGLLKKLETTFLTVNAVLEDAEELQLTKPVVKKWLDELKDAVYDAEHVLDEIATEALRSELDVQFQTTTSKVRKSISTFYSSFVQEIEPKIKEVLERLETLAKQKDVIGLREGVGGKSFERLPTTSLVEESDICGRNSEKDEIINLLLSDDATSNEMGVIAIFGMGGIGKTTLAQLVYNNDRVKQQFDLEAWVCVSEEFDVFKVTKTILEAITLSPCYVTDLNQLQLKLNECLMGKKFLLVLDDVWNENFDHWETLCKPFKYGTQVSKVLVTTRNYSVALVMRASAMSHHLKELPEEDCWSLFAKHAFHDGNSNAHGELEVIGRKIMKKCKGVPLAIKAIGGVLRSKPDVDEWDKILESVLWDLQIDEMGILPALRLSYKYLSSHLKRCFAYCSLFPKDYAFKKDQLILLWMAEGFLQQPKNKTMEEVGNEYFLTLESRSLFQKSSDNNSCFVMHDLVSDLAKSISGQFILRLEGDCSHEIVNNTRHLSYFSKQEFHSLKKFETLHKAKRLRTFLHLNMFSYPWPKYRLNGKVLHDLLPTLRCLRVLSLLRYENFTELPDSIGKLKYLCYLDLSFTRVQRLPDSICQLCNLQTLILSMCEQLAALPREMYKLINLQHLDISGTRITEMPEQLGRLKRLQTLTKFIIGKRSGSCIRELGKLTNLRGSLSILEIQNVESPTDALEASLRDKKYLEDLVLEWNVDTNFSESERIVLDSLRPHTYLKRLTIKHYGGKSFSDWVGHASFSNIASLDLRNCKYCSNLPPLGQLPSLHNLSIVGFDGVVTVGHEFCGNSSSSIKSFGALKVLHIEQMANWVEWISFGSENGGAAFPQLEKLYIKGCPKLTGGLPVHLPCLAILEIERSPQLVAPLPRAPAIRELELSYCNERLLKELPTGLHKLKIREFNALESLPEVMINSIGDLQELIIHNCPSLMFLPKDGLPSTLKTLQINGCSSLVSFPEGMIDSNSGVQKLVIRNCSSLVSLPKDGLPSTLKTLEIRECVQLELLTHLECSYLEELALFSCDSLKSFPLDLFPKLSDIRFLSCNNLEALTVPEHYEHDLVTLQIDIIGCHHFVSFPKGGLRAPSLTSLSMNCCGSLRSLPNKMHILLPSLQNLTVSDCPEVESLPEGGLPSNLESIDISRCKKLFASRMGWDLQNLPFLTSLTITGIPGVESFPEAQLLPTNLTFLSISNFLDLKSLDKGLQLLNALENLGISDCPKLKYMPEQGLPPSLSFLQIRSCPLLKKEWRGKKGKEWRKIAHIEEKWIDNELIEY